ATCAAATCTCACAATACGATCAGCCTCTCGCCGTAGATGGAAGTTTGAAAATCATGATCCATGAATCACCGCGGGAGATTCGAATCAGGCGGATTCATATGGAGGAGGACGCAGGAAAGCTTCTTCATGAAGGGGTGGAGCAACAATCGGAAGCAAGCTTCGTGGACCTCAACCGCGCGGGAGTCCCGCTGATTGAAATCGTCAGCGAGCCGGACATTCGCAGCTCCGAAGAAGCCTACCTTTACCTGAAGGAGTTGAAAGCAATTCTGCAGACTTGCGGCGTTTCAGAAGCAAACATGGAAGAGGGAAACCTGCGTTGCGATGCAAATATTTCTATCCGGCAGAATGGCGCCAGTGAGCTTGGAACGAGAGTAGAAATCAAGAACCTCAACTCATTTAAGAATGTCTCAAGGGCACTTGATCACGAATTTGAACGGCAACGAGGAATTCTGCAGTCAGGTGGTGAAATTATTCAGGAAACGCGACTTTACAATGCGGATCTTGACAGGACGGATTCCATGCGATCCAAAGAAGAAGCTCAGGACTATCGCTATTTTCCGGATCCCGATCTACTGCCTCTGAAGATTGAAGCTGAGATTCTAGAGCGCGTGCGTCAGTCACTTCCGGAACTACCGGAAGCAAAACGTCATAGATTTCAAATGGAATACGGGCTTTCAAAAATGGAAGCAGGAGTTCTTACTGAAGATGAAGCGCTCGCAGAGTTTTTTGAACAAACAGCGCATTTAAGTCGAGAACCGAAACAAACTGTAAACTGGATCTTGCGCGATCTACTGGAAAAGTTGAAAGAAACTTCCGGTTCCATTCGACAGTCACCCGTGACTCCTGCTCACGTGGCGGGACTCATCCATCTGACGCAAGAGAACAAAATCAGCAGCACGCAAGCGAAAGAAGTCTTTCACGAAATGTGGTCAACTGCAAAAATGCCTGAGGTCATCGTATCCGAAAAAGGATTAAGCCAGGTATCGGATCTGGACAGTGTGAATCGATTTATCGATCAGGTTTTTGCCGGAA
The sequence above is drawn from the bacterium genome and encodes:
- the gatB gene encoding Asp-tRNA(Asn)/Glu-tRNA(Gln) amidotransferase subunit GatB — protein: MVTYESVIGLEVHAQLDTETKIFCGCSTRFGAPPNQNTCPVCLGLPGALPVLNKKVVELALRASLAVGCRIPPVSVFARKNYFYPDLPKGYQISQYDQPLAVDGSLKIMIHESPREIRIRRIHMEEDAGKLLHEGVEQQSEASFVDLNRAGVPLIEIVSEPDIRSSEEAYLYLKELKAILQTCGVSEANMEEGNLRCDANISIRQNGASELGTRVEIKNLNSFKNVSRALDHEFERQRGILQSGGEIIQETRLYNADLDRTDSMRSKEEAQDYRYFPDPDLLPLKIEAEILERVRQSLPELPEAKRHRFQMEYGLSKMEAGVLTEDEALAEFFEQTAHLSREPKQTVNWILRDLLEKLKETSGSIRQSPVTPAHVAGLIHLTQENKISSTQAKEVFHEMWSTAKMPEVIVSEKGLSQVSDLDSVNRFIDQVFAGNPDLVARFRNGETKLQGVLVGLVMKASSGKANPAVVNKLLKDRTG